A single region of the Cryptomeria japonica unplaced genomic scaffold, Sugi_1.0 HiC_scaffold_44, whole genome shotgun sequence genome encodes:
- the LOC131862539 gene encoding protein HOTHEAD-like, with the protein MEGNNFYRERKAVKEAIAAFFDKDSERKWVKNMKDGDYNRKELKLLWAEMAAVIMRFGHCFREAATSNPEYPYSFMTADAQKAASRSYDYIVVGGGTAGCPLAATLSQHYSVLVLERGDSPYGIPDVEDFRGSPTTNPNVAQGFVSEDGVQLVRARVLGGGSAINGGVYSRASTEYIRKIKWDEKLVYESYEWVERLNAFQQYKLSTWNSATKDGLLQAGVLPYNGHTFDHLVGTKISGSIFDENGKRHTAADLLQYANPENIVVLLNATASRILFSFGSGKPKASGVEFRSNNDGLIYQISLNQLSINSEVILSAGSIGSTQLLLLSGIGPKRQLKEMNIPALLDSPFVGKQVQDNPSAAFTIVSSKPLEDSYSQLAGILDNSQNYIESGSLVQRNNGTNTQYLGVLDIKLAFPLSRGDLWLKSVDPRDNPYVRYNYYSHSLDLQRCVKGIKVMVNLSMSSSIQEFAFTDSGNSKTLQFLGRALPKNQSNDDALAKLCKEALGTFNHYHGGCQAGLVVNERYLVKGVDNLRVVDGSIYKDSPGTNPQATTMMLGRYMGIHILQERTIS; encoded by the exons ATGGAAGGCAACAATTTCTATAGAGAAAGGAAGGCAGTGAAAGAAGCCATTGCGGCTTTCTTTGACAAAGATAGCGAGAGGAAATGGGTGAAAAATATGAAGGACGGCGACTATAATAGGAAGGAACTGAAATTACTTTGGGCGGAGATGGCCGCagtgattatgag GTTTGGCCACTGTTTCCGTG AAGCAGCAACATCTAATCCGG AGTACCCATATTCGTTTATGACAGCAGATGCTCAAAAGGCAGCTTCAAGATCATATGATTACATTGTGGTTGGAGGAGGTACAGCGGGATGTCCCCTGGCAGCAACTCTCTCACAGCACTACTCTGTTTTAGTATTGGAGAGGGGAGACTCTCCTTACGGAATTCCCGATGTGGAGGATTTCAGAGGGTCTCCCACAACTAATCCCAACGTAGCGCAGGGGTTTGTCTCAGAAGATGGAGTGCAGTTGGTACGGGCGAGAGTTTTAGGAGGCGGATCAGCCATCAACGGTGGAGTCTACAGCAGGGCGAGCACTGAATATATTCGGAAAATAAAGTGGGATGAGAAACTTGTATATGAGTCATATGAATGGGTAGAACGGTTGAATGCCTTCCAACAATACAAGCTTTCTACTTGGAATTCTGCTACCAAGGATGGGCTTCTTCAAGCTGGAGTTCTTCCTTACAACGGCCACACTTTCGATCATTTGGTTGGCACCAAGATCAGTGGCTCAATCTTTGACGAGAATGGAAAGAGACATACAGCCGCAGATCTACTCCAGTATGCAAATCCAGAAAATATTGTAGTTCTTCTCAATGCTACTGCCAGCAGAATACTCTTCAGTTTCGGATCAG GAAAGCCAAAGGCTAGCGGAGTGGAGTTCAGAAGCAATAATGATGGTCTCATTTATCAAATTTCACTTAACCAATTGTCAATCAATAGTGAGGTGATTTTGTCAGCAGGAAGCATAGGTAGCACTCAACTTCTCCTCTTAAGCGGAATTGGTCCAAAAAGACAACTCAAAGAAATGAATATTCCTGCTCTTTTAGATTCACCTTTTGTAGGTAAACAAGTTCAAGATAATCCTAGTGCAGCCTTTACTATAGTATCCTCAAAACCACTTGAAGATTCTTATTCACAATTAGCGGGCATTTTAGACAATTCACAAAATTACATCGAAAGTGGTAGCCTTGTCCAACGGAATAATGGTACAAATACACAATATTTAGGTGTTCTTGATATTAAGTTGGCATTTCCCTTATCAAGGGGTGATCTTTGGCTTAAAAGCGTAGACCCTCGAGATAACCCCTATGTTCGTTACAACTACTATTCACACTCTCTTGATCTACAAAGATGTGTGAAAGGTATAAAAGTAATGGTTAATCTGAGTATGTCATCTTCTATCCAAGAGTTTGCATTTACTGATAGTGGAAATTCCAAAACACTCCAATTCCTTGGAAGAGCATTACCAAAGAATCAATCAAATGATGATGCCTTGGCGAAGCTTTGCAAAGAGGCACTAGGGACATTTAACCATTATCATGGAGGTTGTCAAGCTGGTTTAGTGGTTAATGAAAGATATCTGGTGAAAGGTGTTGATAATCTCAGAGTTGTGGATGGCTCAATTTATAAGGATTCCCCTGGTACCAACCCACAAGCCACAACCATGATGCTTGGaag GTATATGGGAATTCATATCCTTCAAGAACGCACAATCTCTTAA